From Thermodesulfobacteriota bacterium, the proteins below share one genomic window:
- a CDS encoding phosphatidylserine decarboxylase family protein has translation MSLNRVKIASEGLVYIAVFGILCWITGLFGFVIISVIFLVITLFIAYFFRDPDRSIPQDPHALVAPADGRIVEVSPAFEETFLGKEMKRIGIFLSITDCHINRSPLNGIVLGTKYIKGKFSLAYSKTASRQNERLSTLIQSEEKENVVLVQIAGFLARRIISYLAIGSQIRRGERFGMIKFGSRVDIYLPLNCEVTCNVGDFVRGGETIIGWLKEGEE, from the coding sequence ATGAGCTTAAATAGGGTAAAAATTGCTTCTGAAGGACTTGTTTACATAGCCGTTTTTGGCATATTGTGTTGGATTACGGGTCTTTTTGGGTTTGTGATAATTTCTGTGATCTTCTTGGTAATAACTTTGTTTATCGCATACTTCTTTAGAGATCCCGATAGGTCCATACCTCAGGATCCACATGCACTAGTTGCCCCGGCGGATGGAAGGATTGTCGAGGTATCACCTGCTTTTGAGGAAACATTCTTAGGTAAAGAGATGAAACGGATCGGTATCTTTTTATCAATAACTGATTGCCATATAAATAGGTCTCCCTTAAACGGGATTGTATTAGGCACAAAATACATTAAAGGGAAATTTAGTTTAGCTTACTCAAAAACTGCTTCACGCCAGAACGAAAGACTTTCTACGCTGATCCAGTCAGAAGAAAAAGAGAATGTAGTCCTCGTTCAGATTGCGGGGTTCCTGGCCCGCAGGATTATTTCATATCTTGCTATCGGGAGTCAAATTAGAAGGGGTGAGAGGTTTGGCATGATCAAATTCGGGTCACGGGTCGACATATACCTCCCGCTCAATTGTGAAGTGACTTGCAATGTTGGGGATTTTGTAAGGGGTGGAGAAACAATAATTGGATGGTTGAAAGAGGGAGAAGAATGA
- the pssA gene encoding CDP-diacylglycerol--serine O-phosphatidyltransferase, with product MKKKKTRGQRVIPILPNILTTGSLFLGLYSIMTSLQIVSIQGFQEFSDEFIYNKFWWAAAFIGFSVVLDMFDGKLARLLKSESEFGISYDSLSDLVSFGVAPGILIYTWSLMNASKFGLMAVLFYMVCTALRLARFNVQSTKLEKYKFTGLPSPMAAGLMFSPILLFSEFRIEPTQFMAWFYLIAAPFVGLLMVSNIPYWKYPRFRLAGPFNALVVSSIIIAALVTNPEIMVILIVYLYSIAGLILYVAKQLNRKSPISEDAAAE from the coding sequence ATGAAAAAAAAGAAGACCAGAGGACAGAGAGTCATACCTATATTACCAAACATTCTTACAACGGGGAGCCTGTTCCTAGGTCTATATTCTATTATGACTTCTCTACAGATAGTGTCTATTCAGGGATTTCAGGAGTTTTCAGATGAATTTATTTACAACAAGTTTTGGTGGGCAGCGGCATTCATAGGTTTTTCCGTGGTTCTTGATATGTTTGATGGTAAGCTAGCGAGGTTGCTTAAATCCGAGAGCGAATTTGGTATTTCGTATGATTCTCTCTCAGACTTAGTTTCTTTTGGGGTGGCTCCGGGTATTTTAATTTATACATGGTCCCTGATGAATGCCAGCAAATTTGGGCTTATGGCTGTTCTTTTTTATATGGTATGCACGGCACTAAGGTTAGCGAGGTTTAATGTTCAATCAACAAAATTGGAAAAATACAAGTTTACAGGGTTACCCAGCCCGATGGCTGCCGGTCTGATGTTTTCACCTATTTTGCTGTTTTCGGAATTCAGGATTGAGCCCACTCAATTTATGGCATGGTTTTACTTAATAGCTGCGCCATTTGTGGGGCTTTTGATGGTAAGCAACATTCCATACTGGAAATATCCAAGGTTCAGGTTGGCAGGTCCTTTTAATGCTCTAGTGGTCTCTTCTATCATCATAGCTGCTCTTGTGACTAATCCGGAAATAATGGTTATATTGATTGTTTATCTTTATAGTATAGCCGGTCTGATTTTATATGTTGCGAAGCAACTAAATAGGAAGTCGCCTATTTCAGAAGATGCTGCTGCGGAATAA